From a single Porites lutea chromosome 10, jaPorLute2.1, whole genome shotgun sequence genomic region:
- the LOC140950180 gene encoding uncharacterized protein has product MSTEDIQGEVRDLKAKLQNYQAGSIEGLNSFKDAREGEMEGMQIKVAVFGMTGVGKSSLVNTIWKVLYGKESAPAIEQASGGEGTQILEEFHSRSAPDSELGGFVFSDTRGFNFDFNNAEENELFRVLYGIESSGQHLERGEWAEEKAKEAGQAAHRLKKPPLADQVHVALWVIKGNDIRFENDQYMDKFAFVQQKLNREGVTIVTAVTHFDKLKSKNKNDVRRKAMEVTGSSRGNTFLFANWLPEEEDYDVQNQLEVLRMLKTALACGERSVKSRQVLRKLDKK; this is encoded by the exons ATGTCTACTGAAGACATCCAAGGCGAAGTCCGCGATCTGAAGGCGAAACTGCAGAATTACCAAGCAGGAAGTATCGAAGGCCTGAACTCCTTCAAAGACGCGCGTGAAGGCGAAATGGAAGGAATGCAAATAAAAGTGGCTGTGTTCGGTATGACAGGCGTTGGAAAATCGTCGTTAGTAAACACGATTTGGAAGGTTTTGTATGGCAAGGAAAGTGCTCCTGCTATAGAACAGGCATCTGGAGGCGAGGGTACACAGATACTGGAAGAATTTCACTCAAGATCGGCTCCGGACAGTGAACTTGGCGGCTTTGTATTTAGCGACACACGAGGATTTAACTTCGACTTTAACAATGCTGAAGAAA ATGAACTCTTCCGAGTTCTCTACGGAATTGAGTCATCAGGCCAGCATCTTGAACGAGGGGAATGGGCTGAAGAAAAGGCTAAAGAAGCTGGCCAGGCTGCTCACAGGCTCAAAAAGCCTCCACTTGCTGATCAGGTCCATGTGGCCTTgtgggtaatcaagggtaacgATATTCGATTTGAGAATGATCAGTACATGGACAAGTTTGCTTTTGTGCAACAAAAATTGAACAGAGAAG GTGTCACCATAGTTACAGCTGTCACTCACTTTGACAAGCTGAAGTCTAAGAACAAAAATGACGTCCGAAGAAAAGCCATGGAAGTGACCGGAAGTAGCAGAGGGAATACGTTTCTTTTTGCCAATTGGCTTCCTGAGGAGGAAGATTATGACGTGCAAAACCAGCTTGAAGTGTTGCGAATGTTAAAAACTGCACTGGCGTGTGGAGAACGATCTGTAAAATCTCGACAAGTTTTGCGGAAGCTAGACAAAAAATAA